The sequence ACCTGCACGGGGGTGGTGAGGATGGACAGCACGTCGGCGGCCCGGCCCGTCCCCCCGCCGCGCGTCTGCACGGTGAGGAGCACCAGGCAGACCAAGAGCACGACGACGAGGAGACCGTACCTGCGAACTCTCACCGAGGGTCACCCACGTGGGGACCGGCCGACGCGCGCGCGGAGGCGGGCTAGGCCGGGATCGCCACCTTCTTCAGAAGATCGAGCTCATCGAGCACCTTGCCGGTACCGAGGGCCACGCAGGACAGCGGATCGTCGCCCACGGTGATCGGCAGGTCCGTCTCCTGGCGGAGCAGGAGATCCAGGCCGCGGAGCAGCGCGCCGCCGCCGGTGAGCACGATGCCCTTGTCGACGATGTCCGCCGCCAGTTCGGGCGCCGTATGCTCGAGCGCCACCTTGACGGCCTCGATGATGGCGCCGACCGGCTCGGCGATGCTCTCGGCGATCTGCCGTTCGGCGATGACCAGCTCATTCGGGACGCCGTGCATCAGGTCGCGGCCCTTGATCGCCATGACGCGGCCGTCGCCGTC is a genomic window of Candidatus Methylomirabilota bacterium containing:
- a CDS encoding rod shape-determining protein, whose translation is DGDGRVMAIKGRDLMHGVPNELVIAERQIAESIAEPVGAIIEAVKVALEHTAPELAADIVDKGIVLTGGGALLRGLDLLLRQETDLPITVGDDPLSCVALGTGKVLDELDLLKKVAIPA